The following is a genomic window from Myxococcales bacterium.
CCCCCGAGATCGCCCAGGAAGTGCACGCATTGATCCGCCAGCATCTCGTCAAGCAATTCGGCACAGTCGCCGAATCGATCCGTATTCAGTACGGTGGTTCCGTCACTCCGGAAAACGGCGCCTCGCTGATGGCGCAACCGGACATCGACGGAGCCCTGGTCGGGGGTGCCGGACTGGAACCGGACTCGTTCGCGGCACTCATCAAAATCACGGCCGAAAGCGCTGGCTAGTCCAGCAGTAGCGAAACACACAAGCAGAGTTCAAAGCGCAGGAGACACAATGAATACCTTTCTCGTCGTTCTACACATCATGGCTTGCGCCGTATTGGTGCTGGTCGTGTTGCTGCAAAGAGGAAAGGGCTCGGATATCGGCGCCGCCCTCGGTGGCGGCGGGAGCAACACCGTATTCGGCAGCCGTGGCGCCGGCAACTTCTTGACCAAGCTCACGACGGCTTCCGCCATCATCTTCATGTCGACCAGTCTCTCACTCGCCTACCTGGGCAATCAATCGTCCAGCCCCCTCGAGATGGGCGACGAAATCATCGACCTCGAATCCCCTGGCTCGGATCCCGACGCCCCCGCTGCGGGCGCCCTCGAGGAAGTAGAGAACGTACCTTCTGCGAATACGCTCGAAGAAATTCCCATGCCTGATTCGGAGGGCTCAGAGTAGCCAGAAGTCGACGCGCAAACCTGGCGAGAGGAATGTCGTGGGGTATGGTTGCGCGGCGCTGCAGACGACAGGCTCTTCTGTCCTCGTGCGGCGCAGTTTTTTTGAGCTTGCTTTGTGTTGGGCTCGTCACGGCGACCTCCTCAGTCGCGAACGAACGACGGGCAGTTAGTACGGGTGGCATTCCCCGCCG
Proteins encoded in this region:
- the secG gene encoding preprotein translocase subunit SecG; the encoded protein is MNTFLVVLHIMACAVLVLVVLLQRGKGSDIGAALGGGGSNTVFGSRGAGNFLTKLTTASAIIFMSTSLSLAYLGNQSSSPLEMGDEIIDLESPGSDPDAPAAGALEEVENVPSANTLEEIPMPDSEGSE